One Pseudomonadota bacterium genomic window carries:
- a CDS encoding VOC family protein, whose protein sequence is MITHTFFVIAVPNLEASAAFYRDVMGFEVREIGDPGWRMFVNDNCRIMAGECPDAIPAADLGDHSYFAYLVVDEVDDYFAAVKAAGAEILKDVRSEPWGMREFALRTVDGHRIMVGKDLDI, encoded by the coding sequence ATGATAACCCACACGTTCTTTGTCATCGCCGTGCCGAATCTTGAGGCGTCGGCCGCGTTCTATCGCGATGTTATGGGGTTCGAGGTTCGTGAGATCGGCGATCCCGGCTGGCGCATGTTCGTAAACGACAACTGCCGCATCATGGCGGGCGAGTGCCCAGACGCCATACCGGCCGCCGATCTGGGCGATCATTCCTATTTTGCCTATCTCGTGGTCGACGAGGTCGACGACTACTTTGCGGCCGTGAAGGCAGCGGGCGCGGAGATCCTGAAGGACGTGCGTTCGGAACCCTGGGGCATGCGAGAGTTCGCTCTGCGCACCGTTGACGGCCACCGCATAATGGTCGGCAAGGATCTGGACATCTGA